A genomic stretch from Penaeus monodon isolate SGIC_2016 chromosome 25, NSTDA_Pmon_1, whole genome shotgun sequence includes:
- the LOC119589230 gene encoding protein odd-skipped-like translates to MPSLDFMHCCDECCGEEDAHVECDAACPSKSRPSIQLPRSFASLNALAQTLPPPGPSPASGNAVPRASVTVGVMVGAMAVVEGGRVCRRTKREGGRSYVCRVCERRFPRAYLLLVHERTHTPLTCPVCGRTFRRSEHLRMHRETHGGSKRTT, encoded by the exons ATGCCTTCTCTTGACTTTATGCACTGCTGCGATGAATGCTGCGGGGAGGAGGATGCGCACGTGGAGTGTGACGCCGCCTGCCCTTCCAAATCACGCCCCAGCATCCAACTACCTCGGAGCTTCGCTTCCCTGAACGCCCTAGCACAAACTCTGCCTCCTCCCGGGCCTTCACCTGCGTCAGGCAACGCAGTTCCTCGTGCCAGCGTGACTGTGGGCGTGATGGTGGGCGCCATGGCTGTGGTCGAGGGCGGCCGCGTGTGTCGGCGGACGAAGCGCGAGGGCGGGAGATCATACGTGTGTCGCGTGTGTGAGCGGAGATTCCCGCGGGCGTACCTCCTGCTGGTGCACGAGAGAACTCACACGCCCCTCACCTGCCCCGTCTGCGGCAGGACCTTCAGGCGCTCGGAACACCTCAGGATGCACAG AGAGACACACGGCGGGAGCAAGAGGACCACATAA